From the genome of Jannaschia sp. S6380:
GAGAGGATTGGTGACGCAAACATCGCCTTGGGCGATCCCCCGCAGTTGGGCATAGGCGGTTTGCCTGCAAACCGTCCGGGCTCCACCCGGTAGAGAGCAGATGGAACCCCCGCCGAACCGGCGGGGGTTTTTCGTTTTGACAATGGATGTCCACGCGGATCAAACCGGCGGCATGTCCGACATCCGATCCCTCTTCGCGACCCGCCTGTATCGCGCGCCTCTCTCGGCCCATTCCCCCGCCATCGACGCGGCCGAACTGGAAGGCTCCTGCTATTCGATCGCCGAGGATGACGAGGCCGGGAAGCGCTGGTGCGAGGAGAATAGCTATCCGGGCTATACCAGCTATGCCTCGCTGACGGATTTGCCTTGGCGCTTTCCCATCTTCGCGGACTTGGTGAAATCGCTGGACCGGCACGTGTCGGCCTTCGCCGGGGATCTGGCCTTTGACCTGGAGGACAAGCGGCTTGCGCTGGAGGATATCTGGATCAACATCCTGCCCGAAGGCGGTGCGCATTCCGGCCACCTTCACCCGCATTCGGTGATCTCGGGCACGACCTACATAGCCATGCCCGAGGGGACGAGCGCCATCCGTTTCGAAGACCCGCGCCTGCCGATGATGATGGCCGCCCCCATCCGCCGCAAGGATGCACCGGCCGACCTGCGGATGTTCCACTATGAGGCGCCCGAGGTCGGCGACGTGCTGCTCTGGGAAAGCTGGCTGCGCCATGAGGTGCCGATGAACATGGCTGAGACGGAACGCGTCTCGGTCAGCTTCAACTATGCCTTGAACTGAACCGGCATACATGGCCCCCCGCGTCGAAACTTTTGACGCATATCGAATTTTCTGGAATCGTTAACGGCTAGGGCCCGCGGCCTCCCGGTTCGGGGGCCACGGGGGCGGGTCCATGGTTTGATTCTTTGGGGGCAGTTCATGGACGACGAGGGGCCGGATGACCGGATAACGATGTGCGCGACGCGGATTCCGATGATCTTGTCCGGATGGGTCCTGGTCATCGTAGCCAGCTACCTGGTGGTCGAGTGGCTGGACGGCGAATGCCAGGAAGGGCCCTGCGCGGCGGTTTCGCGGTTCTTCGACCTCGACGGAGAGGCCAACCTGCCGGCCTGGTTCTCCAGCATGATCTGGCTCGGCGCCGGGGCCTTGGCCGCGCTCCTGAGCCATAGCGATGTGCCGGATCGCCGACGCTGGCGGCTTCACTGGATCGGCATCGCGGTAATCAGCGTGTTCTTGTCGCTGGATGAGGCCGCGTTGTTTCACGAGCGGTTCGGCTCGACCCTGGGCGGACTCGTCGGGGCCGAACGCGTCCTGTTCTACAACTGGATCTTCTACGGCCTGGCGATGGTGGCGCTGGTGGCCCTGATCTACCTCCCGTTCCTGCTGCGGATCGACCGCGGCACGGCGCTTCGCATGATCCTGGCCGGCATCGTCTTCGTTTCCGGGTCGCTCGGGCTCGAGATGCTGGGGGCGGCATCGCGCGTGGGCGCGATCTCTCTCATCGAGGGGCGCATGTGGCTCGTGGAGATCACGCTGGAGGAGACGCTGGAGATGCTGGGCGTCATCCTGTTCATCCACGCGCTGTTGTTCGAGTTCCAGCGCGGCGGCCGGGCGATCCGTATCTCCACGCGCTAGCCGCCGTCGGATCCGTATGGCACGTCGGGCGACGGGGCCGCGCGAAGGCCCTTGCGCCCGAGTCGATCCTCGTCTATGCGGCGCCCTCTACCGTTGATCTCCACCGGAATCAGCCGTCACTCGCGGGCCCATGGCCCTGCCGAAGCGGCCCGGTGATGTTGCAAAGGAAAAGGCGATGAACGCCAGCGAACTCAGAGACAAGACGCCGGACGAGCTCCGTACCAAGCTGACCGACCTCAAGAAGGAGGCGTTCAACCTGCGCTTCCAAGCGGCGACGAGCCAGCTCGAGAACACCGCGCGGATGCGCAGCGTCCGCCGTGACGTGGCCCGTGTGATGACCATTTTGAACCAGAAAGCCGCCGACGCGGCCAAGTCGGAGGCCTGAGCCCATGCCCAAGCGCATCCTCACCGGTGTCGTGACGTCGAACCAGAACGCGCAGACCGTTACCGTCAGCATCGAGCGTCGCTTCAAGCACCCGCTGCTGCAGAAGACGGTTCGGAAGTCCAAGAAGTACCGTGCCCACGACGAGGCCAACCAGTTCAAGGTCGGCGACACCGTGCGCATCCAGGAATGCCCGCCCAAGTCCAAGACCAAGCGGTGGGAGGTCATCGCCGAATAGTCGGCGCTGACCAGCAATTCGAAACCCTGGGGAGATCGGCAAGCATCGCCGCCCCAAAGGTCGGGAGAAACCAATGATCCAGATGCAAACCAACCTGGATGTTGCTGACAACAGCGGCGCACGCCGTGTTCAGTGCATCAAGGTCCTGGGCGGGTCCAAGCGGAAGTATGCCTCCGTCGGCGACATCATCGTGGTGTCGGTGAAGGAGGCCATTCCGCGGGGCCGCGTCAAGAAGGGCGACGTCCGCAAGGCCGTGGTCGTGCGCACCGCCAAGGAAGTGCGTCGCGACGACGGCACCGCGATCCGCTTCGACCGGAACGCCGCCGTGATCCTCAACAACAACAACGAGCCGATCGGCACCCGTATCTTCGGGCCGGTGGTTCGCGAACTGCGCGCGAAGAACTTCATGAAGATCATCTCGCTCGCGCCGGAGGTGCTGTGATGGCTGCCAAACTCCGCAAGGGTGATACGGTCGTTGTTCTGTCCGGCCGCGATGCCAGCAAGCAGGGCGAGATCGTCTCGGTCGATCCCAAGGCCGGCAAGGCGGTCGTGGAGGGGGTCAACATGGCCATCCGCCACACCCGTCAGAGCCAGGCCAGCCAGGGTGGCCGCATTCCCAAGGCGCTGCCGATCGATCTGTCGAACCTGGCGCTGGTGGACGCGAACGGCAAGGCCACGCGCGTCGGCTTCCGCATGGAAGACGGCAAGAAGGTGCGCTTCGCCAAGACCACGGGAGACGTGATCTGATGCTCGACCAAGCGAACTACACGCCCCGGCTCCTCACCGTCTATCGCGACACCATCAAGGGCGCGATGAAGGAGGAGTTCGGCTACAAGAACGACATGATGATCCCGCGTCTGGACAAGATCGTCCTGAACATCGGGTGCGGCGCCGAGGCGGTCCGTGACAGCAAGAAGGCCAAGACGGCGCAGGAAGACCTGTCGACCATCGCCGGCCAGAAAGCGGTCGTGACCAACGCGAAGAAGTCGATCGCCGGCTTCCGCGTCCGCGAAGGCATGCCGCTGGGCACCAAGGTCACGCTGCGCGGCGCGCGGATGTACGACTTTCTGGATCGCCTGATCACCGTGGCCATGCCGCGCATCCGCGACTTCCGCGGCGTGTCCGGAAAGAGCTTCGACGGCCGCGGCAACTATGCCATGGGCCTGAAGGAGCACATCGTGTTCCCCGAGATCAACTTCGACAAGATCGATGAGATGTGGGGCATGGATATCATCATCTGCACGACGTCCGAGACGGATGCAGAAGCCAAGGCGCTGTTGAAGCATTTCAACATGCCGTTCAACAGCTGAGGGGAAGAGCATGGCCAAGGAATCCATGATCGAACGCCAGAAGAAGCGCGAGCGGCTGGTGAAGCAATACGCCGCCAAGCGCGCGTCTCTGAAGGAGATCGCGAACGACGAGTCCAAGCCGATGGAAGAGCGTTTCAAGGCCCGGCTGAAGCTGGCCGAATTGCCGCGCAACTCCTCGCCCACCCGTCTCAACAACCGCTGCCAGCTGACCGGTCGGCCCCGTGCCTATTATCGCAAGCTCAAGCTGTCCCGCATCATGCTGCGCGATCTCGCATCGCAGGGGAAGATCCCCGGCATGGTCAAGTCCAGCTGGTAAGGGAGGTCAGATAGATGAACGATCCCATCGGTGATATGCTGACCCGCATCCGCAATGCGCAGATGCGTGGCAAGTCCACCGTCTCCACCCCCGCCTCCAAGCTGCGGGCCCATGTCCTGGATGTCCTCGCAGACGAGGGCTACATCCGCGGCTACGAGTCCGCCTCGGACCGCCAGGGCCATCCGACGCTGGAAATCTCGCTGAAGTACTACGAGGGCGTGCCCGTCATCCGCGAAGTGAAGCGGATCTCCAAGCCTGGCCGTCGCGTGTATCTCGGTGTCGACAACCTGCCTTCGGTCCGCCAGGGCCTTGGTGTCTCGATCGTCTCGACGTCCAAGGGCGTCATGTCCGATGCAGCCGCTCGCTCCGCCAATGTCGGTGGCGAAGTGCTCTGCACGGTATTCTGAGGAGGGTAGTATGTCTCGTATCGGCAAACGCCCCGTCGAACTGCCTTCGGGCGTCGAAGCCTCGGTCTCGGGCCAGACGGTCTCGGTGAAGGGGCCCAAGGGCACCCGTGAGTTCACCGCGACCGACGACGTCACGCTGACTGTCGCGGACAACGCCGTGAAGGTCGAGCCGCGCGGCAAGTCCAAGCGGGCGCGCCAGCAGTGGGGCCTGTCCCGCACCATGGTCGAAAACCTGGTGACCGGCGTGACCACCGGCTTCAAGAAGGAACTGGAGATCACCGGCGTCGGTTACCGCGCACAGATGCAGGGGAACACCCTGAAGCTGGCGCTCGGCTATAGCCACGACGTGAACTTCGACGTCCCCGAGGGCGTTACCGTCACCGCGCCCAAGCAGACCGAAGTGGTCGTCGAAGGCATCGATCAGCAGCTCGTCGGCCAGGTCGCGGCCAACATCCGCGAATGGCGCGCGCCGGAGCCCTACAAGGGCAAGGGCATCCGCTACAAGGGCGAGTACATCTTCCGCAAGGAAGGCAAGAAGAAGTAAGGACCAGTCAGATGGCAAACAGCAAACGGGATCTGTTCCTCAAGCGCCGCCTGCGCGTCCGGAACAAGCTTCGCAAGATGGCCGCCGGGCGTCCGCGCCTGTCGGTGCATCGTTCGAACAAGAACATCAGCGTCCAGGTGATCGACGACGTGGAAGGGCGGACCCTCGCGTCCGCCTCGACCATGGAGAAGGACTTGGGCGTCGTCGGCAAGAACAACGTCGAGGCGGCCACGAAGGTCGGCGCGGCGATCGCCGAGCGTGCCAAGAAGGCCGGGGTCGAAGATGTGTATTTCGACCGGGGCGGCTTCCTCTTTCACGGGAAGGTCAAGGCCCTCGCCGACGCCGCCCGCGAAGGTGGCCTGAAGTTTTGAGTGTTGTGGGGCGCCTGAACGGGCGCTCCCGATGATCCGGGGGCCGTGCGCCCACCGAGGATCGAGAAAACCGGGCAGCCGCCCGAAACAGGAGATGCCGCATGGCAGAACGTGACAACAATCGTGGGCGGGGCCGTGGCCGCGACCGCGACGAAACCCCGGAATTCGCCGACCGCCTGGTCGCCATCAACCGCGTCTCCAAGACGGTGAAGGGCGGCAAGCGCTTCGGTTTCGCGGCGCTCGTCGTCGTGGGCGACCAGAAGGGCCGCGTCGGCTTCGGCAAGGGCAAGGCCAAGGAGGTCCCCGAGGCCATCCGCAAGGCCACCGAACAGGCCAAGCGCCAGATGATCCGCGTTGCCCTGAAGGACGGCCGGACGCTGCACCACGACATGAACGGGCGTCACGGCGCCGGTCGCGTCGTCATGCGCACGGCACCGGAGGGCACGGGCATCATCGCCGGCGGCCCGATGCGTGCCGTGTTCGAGATGCTGGGCATCAAGGATATCGTGTCGAAGTCGATCGGCTCGCAGAATCCCTACAACATGATCCGCGCCACGCTCGATGGCCTGCAAAAGGAATCGAGCCCCCGTTCGGTCGCGCAGCGTCGCGGCAAGAAGGTCGCCGACATCCTGCGCAAGGACGACGGCCCGAAGATGGACGGCGAACAGGCGCCCGTCGCCGAGGAGGCCTGATCAATGGCTAAGACGATCGTCGTGAAGCAGATCGGATCCCCGATCCGACGCCCCCAGGATCAGCGCGCGACGCTGATCGGCCTGGGCCTGAACAAGATGCACAAGACGCGCGAGCTGGAGGACACCCCCAGCGTGCGCGGCATGGTCAACAAGATCCCGCATCTCGTGGAAATCATCGAAGAACGGGGCTGAACTCCCTCGGGGGCGCTTGCACCTCCGAGCTATCGCCTCGAACGCCCCGGCCCGGAAACGGCCGGGGCGTTTGCGTTCGCGGCGACCTGCGCCGTCCGGAGGGCGCGTTCTACCGGCAAGGAATCGGGGTTGATGCCTGCGACGGCGCAGCCGAGGACCTGCCGCAGGACTTCCACCAGCGCATCGACGGTCTCGGGCAGTGCGTAGTGCCCGCCGGTCAGATCGGCGAGACATCGTGCCGCGACCTCGCCTCGGGGGAAGGGGCGCTGAAGCACCGTATGCCCGCCAGATATGTCGCCGACGACTTTGAATCCGATCACGTGGATCGTCAGATCGGCCGCATCCCGCGCGAGGCGTTCCGCCAGGACGCAAGGGCGGCCGGCGCATGTATCGTTGCCGTCGGTCACGACGACCACCATTCCGGGCCGGGTTCTGAACCGCAGCGTCTCGGCCGCCCTGGTCGTGGCTTCGGCAAGCGGCGTAAGGCCGATCGGTTCGAGCCGGTCGATGACCTCGAGGATGGGGGCCGCAGCCTCAGGCATGGGCGCGAAATGCGTCCGCACGCTGTCGCAGGACCCCTCGGGCCCGGGGCCGTAGGTTACGAGCCCGATGCGCCGGGTGTCCTCGACGGCCGGCAGCACGCGCCGCATTGCTTCGCGCGCATCTCGGATCCGAGGTGGATCGCCGGCATTGATTCCGATTTCGGCCATGGAGGCCGATCCGTCGAACACGATCATCGCATCCGTATCGCAGGCGGCGGACGCCGTGCGAGCGGCTACGGCGAAGACGAGCAGGGCGGCGACGGCGCTGTTCATGACCGATGATCGCAGCCCCCGGGCAACCGATCAAGTGTCGCAGCGCGGACTTGCATCGTGCGGGGACCGGGTGTAGTGCCGCGCGGTGCCTACGGGCGCACAAGGAATCGAAACGCCGTGTCCGCCCATTTTCGCTTCGGGGGCGCGTCCGGCAGGAAAGGAAGCGACATGAAACTCAACGATCTTCGCGACAATCCCGGCGCGACGCACAAGCCCAAGCGGGTTGGTCGCGGCGCCGGTTCGGGCATCGGCAAGACCGGTGGCCGCGGCATCAAGGGTCAGAAGTCCCGCTCGGGCGTGGCGATCAACGGCTACGAGGGCGGCCAGATGCCGCTCTACCAGCGTCTGCCCAAGCGCGGCTTCAACAAGCCGAACCGCAAGGCTTTTGCCGTCGTCAACCTGTCCAAGCTGCAGGAGTTCATCGACAACGGCAAGCTCGACGCCAACAACGTGACCGAGGACAGCCTTGTCGAGGCCGGCGTGGTGCGCCGCAAGCTGGACGGCGTTCGGCTTCTGGGTAAGGGCGAGCTTTCCGCCAAGGCCACGATCACCGTGACCGGCGCCTCGAAGGGCGCGGTCGAGGCGGTCGAGAAGGCTGGCGGATCGGTCACGGTCGCCGAGCGCGCCGAAGCCTGATCGGTTGTAGGCGGGCGCCGGTCCGCTTACATGAACCCAAGTTTTCCTAGCGCCGCCTGACGGGAAAGCCCGGCGGGCGGCGTTTCAGTTATCCAAGAGGGGCTCGCATGGCTTCAGCTGCGGAGCAAATGGCCGCGAACATGAGCTGGGGGGCGTTCGGCAAGGCGAAAGAGCTGCGCCAACGCATCCTGTTCACGATCGGCCTGCTGATCATCTATCGCATTGGCACGTATATTCCGGTTCCCGGCATCGACGCGGTCGAGCTGCGCAACTTCGTCGAACAGGCGAGTGCGGGTCTGGGGGGCGTGCTCAACATGTTCACCGGCGGCGCGATCGGCCGGATGGGGGTCTTCGCCCTGGGCATCATGCCCTATATCTCGGCGTCGATCATCGTGCAGCTGATGACGGCGATGGTCCCGCAACTCGAGAACCTCAAGAAGGAGGGCGAGCAGGGGCGCAAGAAGATCAACCAGTACACCCGCTACGGCACGGTGGCGCTTGCAACGTTGCAAGGCTACGGCTTGGCGGTATCGCTGCAATCGGGCAATCTCGTCCATGATCCGGGCTGGTTCTTCATAGCGTCCTGCGTGATCACGCTGGTCGGCGGCACGATGTTCCTGATGTGGCTGGGCGAGCAGATCACCGCGCGCGGCATCGGCAACGGCATCTCGCTGATCATCTTCGTGGGCATCGTCGCCGAACTTCCCGCCGCCTTTGCCCAGTTCTTCGAAAGCGGTCGTACGGGCGCGCTGTCGACGCCTGTGGTTCTCGGCGTGATCCTGATGTTGCTGGGAACGCTTCTTTTCGTCGTGTTCATGGAGCGCAGCCTGCGCAAGATCCACATCCAGTACCCGCGCCGGCAGGTCGGCATGAAGGTCTATGACGGCGGATCCAGCCACCTTCCCATCAAGGTGAACCCGGCCGGCGTCATCCCGGCGATCTTCGCTTCGTCGCTCCTGCTGCTGCCGACCACGATCGCGACGTTCTCGGGCCAGAACACCGGCCCGGTCATGTCGACGATCCTCGCCTATTTCGGTCCCGGACAGATCCTCTACCTGCTGTTCTTCGCGGCGATGATCATCTTCTTCGCGTATTTCTATACGCACAACGTTGCCTTCAAGACGGATGACGTGGCCGACAACCTGAAGAACCAGAACGGATTCATCCCCGGCATCCGGCCGGGCCGGCGCACGGCGGAGTATCTGGAATACGTCGTCAACCGCGTGCTGGTCCTCGGCTCCGCCTATCTGGCCCTGGTCTGCCTGATCCCCGAGATCGTCCGGCAGGAGCTTGCCATCACGGCCTATTTCGGCGGAACGTCGATCCTGATCATCGTGTCCGTGGGAATGGATACGATCCAGCAGGTCCAGTCGCATCTGCTTGCCCATCAGTACGAGGGGCTGATCGAGAAATCGCAGCTGCGCGGCAAACGGCGCGGACGGAATAAGGGGACGGCGCGTCGATGAACATCATACTGCTGGGCCCGCCGGGGGCGGGGAAGGGGACCCAGGCCAGGCGACTGGAGGTCGAGCGCGACATGATCCAACTTTCGACCGGTGACATGCTGCGCGAGGCGCGGTCGTCGGGAACCGAGATGGGCGAGCGCGTCGCCGCGATCATGGATGCCGGCCAGCTCGTGACGGACGAAATCGTCATCGGCCTGATCGAGGAGAAACTTCGTGGCGATCGGGCCGGCGGCTTCATCTTCGACGGCTTCCCGCGCACACTTGCCCAGGCGGACGCGCTGTCGGAGATCCTGGCCAAGCATGATGCGACGCTGGATGCTGTCGTGGAGATGCGCGTCGACGACGCCGCCTTGGTCGAGCGGATCGTGGCGCGGTCGACCTGCGCTAACTGCGGCGAAGTCTACAACGACATCACCAAGCCCATCCCGGACGACGGGAAGTGCACGAATTGCGGCGGCACGGAGTTCAAACGTCGCGCCGACGACAACGCCGAGGCGCTGACCACGCGGTTGATGGAATACTACAAGAAGACGTCGCCGTTGATCGGGTACTACTATGCCAAGGACCAGCTCCGGCCGGTCGACGGTCTGGGCGAGATCGACGCGGTCGCGCAATCGATTTCGGCCGTTCTGCAAGAAACTTCTTGACAGGGCGTTGCGCACCGCTTGACGCCCCTATCGGAAGGCCTTAGGTCGCAGTCTCCACCGGGAATCACCTCGATTCCCGGTGATCTGTTTTGGCCCCGCCGATCGGCCCGGGCCGTTGTGAAAAAAGGTTCTGGGACTACGGAACCGCAACGAAAAAGGAAGCACACTTGGCTCGTATTGCTGGCGTCAACATTCCGACGGGGAAACGTGTTCCCGTCGCACTCACCTATATCACGGGCATCGGTCCGTCGAAGGCGAAGGAGATCATCGAGGCGGTCGGTATCGACGGTGGCCGTCGGGTCAACGAACTGTCCGATGCCGAAGTCCTTTCGATCCGCGAGTTCATCGACGCCAACGTCACGGTCGAGGGCGACCTGCGCCGCGAGACGCAGATGAACGTCAAGCGGCTGATGGATCTGGGTTGCTACCGCGGCCTGCGCCATCGTCGCAACCTGCCCGTTCGCGGTCAGCGCACCCACACCAACGCACGCACGCGCAAGGGCCCCGCGAAGGCCATTGCCGGCAAGAAGAAGTGAGGGTCTGACAGATGGCACGTGATACCCGTCGCGCCCCCAAGCGCAAGGAACGTAAGAACATCGCCGCCGGTGTGGCGCATGTGAATTCGTCGTTCAACAACACCAAGATCCTGATTTCCGACGTTCAGGGCAATGCCATCAGCTGGTCCTCGGCCGGCACGATGGGCTTCAAGGGATCGCGCAAGTCGACGCCCTATGCCGCCCAGATGGCTGCCGAGGACGCCGGCAAGAAGGCGCAGGAGCACGGCATGAAGACCCTCGAGGTCGAAGTGCAGGGCCCCGGTGGCGGTCGCGAGAGCGCGTTGCGCGCCCTGGCCGCCGTCGGCCTGCAGATCACCGCGATCCGCGACGTGACGCCGATCGCGCATAACGGTGTCCGTCCGCCGAAGCGTCGCCGGGTCTGACCCGCACAGTCTTACAGGGCAGGGGCCGTTCGCGCGGCCCCTGTCACGCCGTTTAATCACCTCGGGGTTCCTGCGCCATCCGCCCCGGCGCAGGACGGGAATGGAGGGACAGGGCATGATCCACAAGAATTGGCAGGAACTCATCAAGCCGTCGCAGCTTGAGG
Proteins encoded in this window:
- a CDS encoding TIGR02466 family protein — its product is MSDIRSLFATRLYRAPLSAHSPAIDAAELEGSCYSIAEDDEAGKRWCEENSYPGYTSYASLTDLPWRFPIFADLVKSLDRHVSAFAGDLAFDLEDKRLALEDIWINILPEGGAHSGHLHPHSVISGTTYIAMPEGTSAIRFEDPRLPMMMAAPIRRKDAPADLRMFHYEAPEVGDVLLWESWLRHEVPMNMAETERVSVSFNYALN
- the rpmC gene encoding 50S ribosomal protein L29, which encodes MNASELRDKTPDELRTKLTDLKKEAFNLRFQAATSQLENTARMRSVRRDVARVMTILNQKAADAAKSEA
- the rpsQ gene encoding 30S ribosomal protein S17, yielding MPKRILTGVVTSNQNAQTVTVSIERRFKHPLLQKTVRKSKKYRAHDEANQFKVGDTVRIQECPPKSKTKRWEVIAE
- the rplN gene encoding 50S ribosomal protein L14, yielding MIQMQTNLDVADNSGARRVQCIKVLGGSKRKYASVGDIIVVSVKEAIPRGRVKKGDVRKAVVVRTAKEVRRDDGTAIRFDRNAAVILNNNNEPIGTRIFGPVVRELRAKNFMKIISLAPEVL
- the rplX gene encoding 50S ribosomal protein L24, with protein sequence MAAKLRKGDTVVVLSGRDASKQGEIVSVDPKAGKAVVEGVNMAIRHTRQSQASQGGRIPKALPIDLSNLALVDANGKATRVGFRMEDGKKVRFAKTTGDVI
- the rplE gene encoding 50S ribosomal protein L5, yielding MLDQANYTPRLLTVYRDTIKGAMKEEFGYKNDMMIPRLDKIVLNIGCGAEAVRDSKKAKTAQEDLSTIAGQKAVVTNAKKSIAGFRVREGMPLGTKVTLRGARMYDFLDRLITVAMPRIRDFRGVSGKSFDGRGNYAMGLKEHIVFPEINFDKIDEMWGMDIIICTTSETDAEAKALLKHFNMPFNS
- the rpsN gene encoding 30S ribosomal protein S14, with the translated sequence MAKESMIERQKKRERLVKQYAAKRASLKEIANDESKPMEERFKARLKLAELPRNSSPTRLNNRCQLTGRPRAYYRKLKLSRIMLRDLASQGKIPGMVKSSW
- the rpsH gene encoding 30S ribosomal protein S8, with protein sequence MNDPIGDMLTRIRNAQMRGKSTVSTPASKLRAHVLDVLADEGYIRGYESASDRQGHPTLEISLKYYEGVPVIREVKRISKPGRRVYLGVDNLPSVRQGLGVSIVSTSKGVMSDAAARSANVGGEVLCTVF
- the rplF gene encoding 50S ribosomal protein L6, which codes for MSRIGKRPVELPSGVEASVSGQTVSVKGPKGTREFTATDDVTLTVADNAVKVEPRGKSKRARQQWGLSRTMVENLVTGVTTGFKKELEITGVGYRAQMQGNTLKLALGYSHDVNFDVPEGVTVTAPKQTEVVVEGIDQQLVGQVAANIREWRAPEPYKGKGIRYKGEYIFRKEGKKK
- the rplR gene encoding 50S ribosomal protein L18, whose amino-acid sequence is MANSKRDLFLKRRLRVRNKLRKMAAGRPRLSVHRSNKNISVQVIDDVEGRTLASASTMEKDLGVVGKNNVEAATKVGAAIAERAKKAGVEDVYFDRGGFLFHGKVKALADAAREGGLKF
- the rpsE gene encoding 30S ribosomal protein S5; amino-acid sequence: MAERDNNRGRGRGRDRDETPEFADRLVAINRVSKTVKGGKRFGFAALVVVGDQKGRVGFGKGKAKEVPEAIRKATEQAKRQMIRVALKDGRTLHHDMNGRHGAGRVVMRTAPEGTGIIAGGPMRAVFEMLGIKDIVSKSIGSQNPYNMIRATLDGLQKESSPRSVAQRRGKKVADILRKDDGPKMDGEQAPVAEEA
- the rpmD gene encoding 50S ribosomal protein L30 — protein: MAKTIVVKQIGSPIRRPQDQRATLIGLGLNKMHKTRELEDTPSVRGMVNKIPHLVEIIEERG
- a CDS encoding vWA domain-containing protein, which encodes MNSAVAALLVFAVAARTASAACDTDAMIVFDGSASMAEIGINAGDPPRIRDAREAMRRVLPAVEDTRRIGLVTYGPGPEGSCDSVRTHFAPMPEAAAPILEVIDRLEPIGLTPLAEATTRAAETLRFRTRPGMVVVVTDGNDTCAGRPCVLAERLARDAADLTIHVIGFKVVGDISGGHTVLQRPFPRGEVAARCLADLTGGHYALPETVDALVEVLRQVLGCAVAGINPDSLPVERALRTAQVAANANAPAVSGPGRSRR
- the rplO gene encoding 50S ribosomal protein L15, producing the protein MKLNDLRDNPGATHKPKRVGRGAGSGIGKTGGRGIKGQKSRSGVAINGYEGGQMPLYQRLPKRGFNKPNRKAFAVVNLSKLQEFIDNGKLDANNVTEDSLVEAGVVRRKLDGVRLLGKGELSAKATITVTGASKGAVEAVEKAGGSVTVAERAEA
- the secY gene encoding preprotein translocase subunit SecY, coding for MASAAEQMAANMSWGAFGKAKELRQRILFTIGLLIIYRIGTYIPVPGIDAVELRNFVEQASAGLGGVLNMFTGGAIGRMGVFALGIMPYISASIIVQLMTAMVPQLENLKKEGEQGRKKINQYTRYGTVALATLQGYGLAVSLQSGNLVHDPGWFFIASCVITLVGGTMFLMWLGEQITARGIGNGISLIIFVGIVAELPAAFAQFFESGRTGALSTPVVLGVILMLLGTLLFVVFMERSLRKIHIQYPRRQVGMKVYDGGSSHLPIKVNPAGVIPAIFASSLLLLPTTIATFSGQNTGPVMSTILAYFGPGQILYLLFFAAMIIFFAYFYTHNVAFKTDDVADNLKNQNGFIPGIRPGRRTAEYLEYVVNRVLVLGSAYLALVCLIPEIVRQELAITAYFGGTSILIIVSVGMDTIQQVQSHLLAHQYEGLIEKSQLRGKRRGRNKGTARR
- a CDS encoding adenylate kinase, translated to MNIILLGPPGAGKGTQARRLEVERDMIQLSTGDMLREARSSGTEMGERVAAIMDAGQLVTDEIVIGLIEEKLRGDRAGGFIFDGFPRTLAQADALSEILAKHDATLDAVVEMRVDDAALVERIVARSTCANCGEVYNDITKPIPDDGKCTNCGGTEFKRRADDNAEALTTRLMEYYKKTSPLIGYYYAKDQLRPVDGLGEIDAVAQSISAVLQETS
- the rpsM gene encoding 30S ribosomal protein S13, which codes for MARIAGVNIPTGKRVPVALTYITGIGPSKAKEIIEAVGIDGGRRVNELSDAEVLSIREFIDANVTVEGDLRRETQMNVKRLMDLGCYRGLRHRRNLPVRGQRTHTNARTRKGPAKAIAGKKK
- the rpsK gene encoding 30S ribosomal protein S11 encodes the protein MARDTRRAPKRKERKNIAAGVAHVNSSFNNTKILISDVQGNAISWSSAGTMGFKGSRKSTPYAAQMAAEDAGKKAQEHGMKTLEVEVQGPGGGRESALRALAAVGLQITAIRDVTPIAHNGVRPPKRRRV